The DNA region GCCGGCAGCCATATTGTGTGGGGCGAACCAAGACTTTGTAACTCACTTTCGCATTGGTGTAAAAATAACCAGTGGCATTGCAAACCGTCCTGTTCATAACCTGCAAGTACTTAACAAAAACATTTCGATTGTGAGGCACCTGTTGTTCAATGTACCCATTACGTAACTTTTTCTCGGGCACATCAGCAGAATACAATTCTGCACACCCCTGATTGTCTGATACACCAAAGAAAACCTCAGTATAGCGCGTGTTTTCAGTACTAAAGAGCCCTGACTTAGAATAAGGGTTCGGCAAATAAAGTGTTGCGGACTTTTCTGACACCGGCGCTTTATAGCCCTTTTTAAATCCACAAGACGCAACTAGTAGAATAACTATCCCTACCAAGGCAATCCGTCGAGTCATCTCTCTTATTCCTTTAATTAAAGGGGTGCGACTATACCTATAATGAGATAATATTTAAAGAAAGGATTGATGCGAACTATTAACACTTCGCATAATTATCGTGTGATCATCATTGAATAAACGGAGTATCCTGAAGTGCTTAAAGAAGCCTTTATCGCCACACTCTATGGTGGAGTTCCAGTATTTTTGTTTACCTGTGGATTACTTTATTGGGCCAAACAAAAAGGCTATCGAGTAAGATATCGCAACGACAAGAAAAGCGAGTTCGAGGAACATAAGCCTGAGACCAAGCGCTTATCAGCCGAAGGCATAGTGCTCAATAAATGGCTTACTTTTGGCGGTGGCTACTACGGTATGATGGCATTACTGACTTACCTTCATGTTGAAGTGAGTGACATCATCGGCGCTTTTGCCAACTTTGAAAGTATTCAGCACTTTATCGATCAAATTTCAATTGGCTTTTTTATCGGCTTAATTGTTGAAGCGTTCAAAAATATCATAGTGGCCTTTCTCTGGTTTCAATATTGGGGAGACATCCTCCCCATCAATAACGGTTGGGTTTGGCTGGCCGCCACTTATGGTGCCTTCATGATCGCAGAAGAGCTGATCCCTCAGGCCTTGTTGCCGAAATCAGAAGAGCCTACTTGAATGCTTAAACATCTCTGAAGCACTTATATTATTGTAATTTAGTGTACATTCGTTGAGCGTATTGATTGGTCGGAACAATCGCGAGAGACTCTTTGAACACCTTGCGCGCTTCGTCGTAGCGTTCCACTTGATACAAATCGTAGCCATAGCGATTAAGCCAATCATTTCTGCGACCATGAAACAGTGCTTTTTGCATCACCGCAATCGCTTCTCGATGATACCCTCTCTCACTCAAATTTCGAGCACGTGTGTACCACTCATAGCCAAGTAAGCAACGCAATTCTGAATTTGCTTCGATAAAACTTTGCGCTCTTAGAGCCAAGGCGCGAATTTTTTCGACACTGCCACCCCAACGCGGAGAATAAATCAACATGAGGCGTGCCCGCGGGTAAAACGCTTGTGGTAAATTCTCCTCAAGCTTTGTAAGCCACTGATAAACTAATTCATCACTATCTTTATCAGCAAAGCGAACGGCAAATAGAGCTTCATAACTTAACGGAATTTTTAAATTCAGATTCAAAGCCGTTAAAGCGGGTTCTTTTGAGCGCATCATGATCTGTTTAAAATCACCTAGCTGAGCGTTCGACGTATTTCTAACGCCTTTACTGCCACGAATATCCCAAGCAATTTCTTGCAGCGTCAATGCCTCCGCTAGATACGCATACTCTGATCCAGTTGCCGCTTGCCAAGTATTGATAGCGTCTAGTTTTAAAGAGCTTTCAAAACCAAGTCGCCAAAGCAGTTTATTAAACCCCCACTCTGGCAGCCGCTTTTCTAAATACAAACCATGCATTCTCGAAAAATAATCATCGAGCTTCACGAAGGCTTTATTCTCTAACAACTGAGCAAGTTCCTTTTGTGAATACAGGGTGAAGTTAGGGTTATCAATTTGCCCATCAATAAAAATGGCATCTTGCCAATTCGGATAAACGGCCGCTTGACCAAAGCCCTGTTGGTAATCGAAGTCGTCAAATAAACCCTGTTGATTAAAAGTGACCACTTGCCGAACTTTACTGAGCGCTTCTTTACGATTTTCAACAATTGAGCCTGGTTGCCCAAATGCAAATGCTAGTACCAACAACGCAGAGGTTAAAAGGAATAAAATCATTGGCCATGCGCTGTCCTTTAATTTCTCTGGCGGTAAAGGCTCAAATGAAAAGTCGGTATAATGCGTCAGCTCATCAATATAAGGTTTGGGAAGTCGACCATAGCGCTGCTGATATATTTTTGCCGTC from Pleionea litopenaei includes:
- a CDS encoding tetratricopeptide repeat protein, which translates into the protein MTRLLIVAVVSLLAFFPAFVIAFEVFGLNEDYSALLAIAVSWCLLPWYWLKKWSGKPDILTLQISQDDPVMRESEILAKQNLSRFIQGVKDSKDEASVRFHYQFGDDDSEVLWGPVHKIEDNTVYTSVDDYAETTQQIVRLRQKIALDDVLDWVLTDEKGKSQGGYSMLATAKIYQQRYGRLPKPYIDELTHYTDFSFEPLPPEKLKDSAWPMILFLLTSALLVLAFAFGQPGSIVENRKEALSKVRQVVTFNQQGLFDDFDYQQGFGQAAVYPNWQDAIFIDGQIDNPNFTLYSQKELAQLLENKAFVKLDDYFSRMHGLYLEKRLPEWGFNKLLWRLGFESSLKLDAINTWQAATGSEYAYLAEALTLQEIAWDIRGSKGVRNTSNAQLGDFKQIMMRSKEPALTALNLNLKIPLSYEALFAVRFADKDSDELVYQWLTKLEENLPQAFYPRARLMLIYSPRWGGSVEKIRALALRAQSFIEANSELRCLLGYEWYTRARNLSERGYHREAIAVMQKALFHGRRNDWLNRYGYDLYQVERYDEARKVFKESLAIVPTNQYAQRMYTKLQ